The DNA region TTGTGGCCATAGGCCTGATGGCCAACATCCCAAATTATACGGTCAAAAGGAGTGTTATAAACGTAGTGGAGGGCAATGGTTAGCTCAACCACCCCTAAACTCGATGCAAAATGGCCCGGATTCTCCGAAACAATATCAATGATAAACTGCCTGAGCTCAGCGCTTAAATCAACCAGCTGCTCAGGTTTTAACCTTTTAATATCCTCGGGCGAATCGATATTGCTTAGCAATGTGTACTTTTTCTCCATAAACACCAATCCCCTCACTATACCTTAACAGCTAAAATAGCACTTTGTTACATATTTTTCCAAATCTTTTCTGTCTAAATAGTAGTTTTATGTTGATATTTTAAGAATGTTTCAAAATGCGAGGGTGCAATTAAATTTTTATATTTGTTCAAAATAATTGCAACATGAAGCAATGTCCAAAATACTCTAAAGCCCTGATCCTTGGGTTAGCAGTTCTAACTGCATGCGTGCCAGCCAAGGAATTCCAATTGCTACAGGACAAAAACGCAAAGTGCGAGGAGGAGCGTGAAAAGTTAACGGTGGAAAACGAGTCCCTTACAACTAAAAACTCGGAACTCGATAGTAAAACACGTATTCTTCAGGCAAAGGTTGACGCCCTCACAAGCGACAGCATAAACCGTGCAGTTACTTTCAACCGCATTAATGAGGAGCTAACTACGCTTAAGGAGCGTTACTCAGAGCTTCAAAGCCTACAGGATGGGGTAATTTCGGGTAGCAAGGATGAAACCAAAAAGCTTTTGCTTCAAATACAGAAAACCCAGGAAGAGTTGCAGGAAAAGGAAGATGCCCTTAAAGAACTTGAGCGGAGGCTATACCAGCGTAAACTTGGGCTCGATAAGGTGCAGGCAAACCTCGATAGCATGAAACGTGAGCTTGATGCACGCAATGCCCGGTTGGTTGAGCTGGAACGAATGCTAAATGCCAAGGATTCAGTTATGAGAGCCCTGCGGAAAAAGGTTGCCGATGCGCTTTTTGGGTTTGAGGGCAAGGGTCTCACAGTCTCAATTCAGAATGGCAAGGTTTACGTATCGCTGGAGGAAAAGCTGATGTTCAAATCGGGAAGCTACGAGATTGACTCAAAGGGTGCTGCTGCAATAAAGCAGTTAATCCCGGTTCTTGAACAGAACCCCGATATTAACATAATGGTTGAGGGTCACACCGACGATGTCCCATACCGAGGAACAGGAGGGCTTCAGGATAACTGGGATTTAAGCGTAAAACGTGCCACCACCATTGTACGCCTACTGATTTCAGGTTCAAGGATTGACCCTGTGCGTGTAACTGCAGCAGGGCGGAGCCAGTACCTTCCCATCGATAGGGCTAAAACACCCGAAGCTCGACAAAAAAATAGGCGCACTGAGATTATTCTTACCCCAAAAATGGACGAAATACTCCAGCTGCTGGAAAGCAACTAAACTCAAAAGCGGCAGTAGCCGCTTTTTTTGTTATCTGACCTATTTGCTGTAATTTTGTGCTCAAATAATTTGAATAGCAATGGGTCTAAAATGTGGCATAATTGGTCTTGCCAACGTGGGCAAAACTACTATTTTCAACTGCATGTCGAGCACTAAAGCCTTAACCAGCAATGTGGCTACCGGCACAGGAAAATCGAACATCAGTACAATTAACGTCCCCGATAACCGGCTTTACGAACTTGAAAAGTTCCAACCCACTGAGCGTATAGTTCACACCACCGTTGAGATTGTTGATATTCCCGGTTTATCCAAAACAACTGGTAAGGGCGATGGCAATAAGTTCCTGGCCGATGTTCGTAACTGCGATGCATTAATCCACGTGCTACGCTGTTTCGACGATCCCTCGCTACCCCATATCGACGGTTCCATTGACCCCGTTCGCGATATTGAAACGGTGAACTTCGAGCTGCAGGTTCGCGACCTGGAATCGGTTGAGAAAAAGCTACAAAAGGTTGAAAAAGCTGCAAAGGTAGGCGATAAGGAGGCAAAAAAAGCTTTTGAGGTTCTATCGGTGTACAAAAACCATCTTGAGTCGTTCAAAAACGCTTCAACTGTCCCAGTTGATGAGCACGATAAAAAGTATGTTGACGATCTTTTCCTGCTTACCACAAAACCGGTTATTTACGTATGCAATGTCGACGAAAAATCGGCTGTAAATGGCAACCAGTATTCCAATAGGGTAAAGGAGTTCCTAAAGGATGAAAAAACGGAAATACTGATTATAGCCGGTAAGGTTGAGGCAGAAATATCGGAACTTGAGAGTGAGGATGACCGCAAAGCCTTTTTGGCCGATGTAGGGCTTACTGAGCCCGGCGTTAACAAGCTTATTAGAGCGGCATACTCCCTGCTAAACCTCGAAACCTTTTTTACCGTTGGGCCCAAGGAAATTAGGGCTTGGACAATCAAAAAAGGGATGACAGCCCCACAGGCTGCTGGAGTTATCCATTCCGATCTTGAACGCGGCTTTATTAGGGCCGAGGTTATGAAGTATAACGATTTTATTACCCTTGGTTCAGAGCACGCTTGCCGCGAAAAGGGAAAACTATTTGTTGAAGGTAAAAACTACGTTGTTGAGGATGGTGATATTCTGCATATCCGTTTCAACGTATAAAGAACTGACAAATTAATGGTAAACCCCAACTCAAGTTGGGGTTTTGTTTTTATAGGAAACGTTTAATGAGGTTTAGTAGTTCATCGGGGTCAATTGGTTTTGTAACAAATGCGTTACAACCAGCATCCCTACAGGCACTCACATATTCGTAATCGGTAGCAGTTTGGGCAATAATAGGGATTTGCTTATTTATCTTTCGTATCTCAATGGCAGCCTCTATTCCGCTCTTAAAAGGTAGCTGAATGTCAAGTAGAATTAAATCGGCTGCCCTTTCAATGGTTGCTGCCTCAATGGCATCTTCGCCGTTTTTAACATGAATAACAGTAGCGCCCGTTTTGCTAAGCAAAGCGTGTAGGTACTGGTAGTTTATCAGATCATCCTCTACCACCAGTATTCTTTTACCAGTAAAGTTGAAAGCCTCCTTGTTGGCGTTGGAGTTGGGCACTGTTATAGGTAGCACAAGAGTAAAGGTTGATCCTTGACCTGGTGAGGATTGAAGCTTGATGCTACCCCCTAACGCAATGGCATACCCCATGGCTATGGTTAATCCAATTCCTAGACCATCGTAAAAAATTGGGCTGGAATCATCTAAGTGCTTATAAAAACGCTCAAAAACTTTCTTCTGGATATCGTTAGGTATGCCAACCCCTGTATCCTTTACGTATAGGTATAGCAACGAGTTCTCGTTTATGGAGTAACCCATTTCAACCCCACCCTGGTGGGTAAACTTGAAGGCATTCTCTAAAAGATGAATAATAATGCTACGCAAACGGTAGTAATCGCATATTACTATTGCCCCATCTTCGGGCAACGATTTATTTACCCTAAAAAAGAGATTTTTATCATCAAATTCAGCAATGGCGTCAAACTCCTTGTAAACATCATCGAGCAGCTGATTTAGGTTGACCTCGGATAGCAGTAGGTTTACCTGGTTAGTTTCAATTTTTGAAAGTTCAAGGATATCGTCAACTATTCTTACAAGTTTATTGCCCAAACGCTTAACCTGTTCGCCTAGCTGCGAACGCTCTTCAGCAGTGCATTCTGGTGCCGAAAGGTAGTAGGAGAGTCCTAGTATTCCATTCAGAGGTGTCCGGATTTCATGGCTGATATTTGCCATGAAAGCGGATTTAATTCTTTCAAGTTCCCTTATTTTGTCAATAGCATTATTCAACTCCCTGGTTCTATGTTTTACCAGGGAATCGAGTTCATTATTGAACTTGAACAGCTGAGAGTTTGTATGCTCTAAAAGCTTTTTCTTTTGGGAGAGCTGTATGGCAAAGTAAACAATTACGCTGAGGGTTAGGAGCAAAAGAATTGAAAAGATTGTGTACAAGGTAATTATCTTTTTATCCTTCTGTTCATTTAACGATTTCAGTTCCAGCTGCATTTGTAGCTGCTGGTTTTCCCTTTCCTGCTTCTCAATCTGCAACATTGAGTGTAGCTGTGCAACCTGAGTTATGAGCTTCTTGGTGAATGTTTTATCGGTATACTCCAAAAATTCCTTTAAACATTTTTGGGAGTTCTTAAAATCGCCGGTTGCCTCGTAGCAGGTTGATAGTTGCCTGTTAGCTTGAGCTGAAATATCTTCCTCGCCATTGAGTTTGGCTAGGCGTTTAGCCTCAAGCAAGTATTTAATGGCAAGCCCAAATTGCGCTAAACCATTATAACACCGGCCAATTGCCAAATTGCTTAGAGCAATTCCGCGAGTGGAGCTGAGCGCTTTGCTTATGGTTAATGATTGATTATGGTAGTACAAAGCGGAATCAACCTTACCCAAGCTCTCATAGAAAAAACCAATGTTATCGTAAAACGAGGCAAGCATTAGCGAATCCATGTACTTGCCATAGCTGTTAAGTGTGGAAAAAAAGATTTGTCTTGCACCTTCCAAGTTCCCAATTTTGGTTAAGCTTAAACCTATATTTCCCTTAACCCTTACATAGTTTTTGTAGCTGTGAGCTTTTTCATAGTAGTTTGCTGCTTTCTCAAAGAAATCGATCGATGCCGTGAAGTTCTCAAGGGTGTAGAAAATAATTCCAAGTGAGTTATAGCAATTTGCTAGCAAGGCACTATCGTTAATCGATGTAGCAAGCTTTACACTTTCCTCAATTAGTTGAATTGCCTTTACATAGTTCGATTTCCGAACATAGCAAGAACCCAGGGTATAGTAAGTTTTTGCCGTTCCTGCACTATCACCAACAATATTGTAAAGAACCAATGCCCTTTGTAGGCTATCGATGGCGGCATCGTAGCTGTTTAGCCTAAAAAGAGCGTTACCCATTGAGTGAGTTGCATCAGCAAGCAAGTGCTTGCTATTTGTGGCTTTTGCCTTATGGTATGCCTCGCGAGCAAACGCTATCCTTACCTGTGGCGATTTTGCATTTGCAGCAGAATCGATTAAGGCCCTAACAGCAATACTGTCGGATTTTGACTGGGAGAATACTGAGAATGGATAATGCATGAGCAAAGCTGCAGAACAAAGAATTAAAACTCTATGTAAAAAATTTGAGCTTTGCATAGCTGGACTTTATCATGCAAACATAAAATACTTTACGTTAAATTGAAAGAAAAGTTTAATGCGATTTACTGCTAGTGCTATATGACGGATTCAGCAGTTATAGGCACCTAAAAGTGCCATGAATTAGCAAATTCAACCAGACTAATTTTAGAGGAATGAATCGGAATGATTCGGAATAAGCAGAATATGATGAAGTTAGATGAAGTTAGAGGAATTGTAAAAAGTGAACGGCTAAACCAAATGACATGAATTAGCAAATTCAACCGGGCTAATTTTTGAGCAACCAGTCGGAATGATTCGGAACAAACAGAATATGAAAAGTCGGGATTGCCTCGATAAGTCAATAGAAACAAGATGTGAAAAATATTTTATTGTGTTTCTATTTACTAATCTCGGTTTATAAGAAGAGGGTATCAGGAAACCCTTGTATTAGGTTGATAATTTTATGAAATGAGGGAATTGTGGCTGTCAAATCCTAAATCCCATTATAAGTATATCATCAACCTGTTTCTCGTTACCCTTAAACTCATCGAATTTTTCCTGTAGAATACTTTGCTGGGTGATTAATGGCAGGTGATGAATATCGAGCAGAAGCTTTTTAAGGTTCACCATCATAAATTTTGAGTTTTTGGGGCCGCCAAACTGGTCGGAGTATCCGTCGGAAAGCAGGTAGAACAGGTCGTTTTCAAAGATAGTAAAGGTGTGGTTAGTAAACATTCGTTCCTCAATAATGTGATGCCCAATAGGCATTTTATCGCCTTTAATTTCGTAAAGAGTACTTCCGTCAGCTATAACGGGGTTTGAGTGCGTTGGAGGGGCCTGCACGGAGGAATCCCTTATGAGTAGCAAAGGGAAATAAGCGCCTGCGTAATGGGCCTCCATCCTTTTTCGGTCAACTATGAGCATACCCATATCCATACCGTCGTGTGAATCGTTATCGGTTTCGGCCGGGTTGAGCGAGGCAATAACAAGGCGGCGGAGGCGCAAAAGGATATCGGCGGCATTCTCAAAACGTTGTGTTGCGGTTAGTTCCTTTAACAGGGTAATGCCAAGCATACTCATAAAAGCTCCGGGAACCCCGTGGCCAGTGCAATCGGCTGCTGCTATCGCAATTCTACCATCGGTTAGCTGTGTTACCCAAAAGAAATCGCCACTAACAATGTTTTTGGGTTGGTAGAGCACAAAGTGATCGCGCAGCAGTGTGGAGATTTGCTGGCTACGCGGAAGAACAGCAGCCTGAATACGGCTCGCATACTTAATACTATCGGTTATTTGCTTTTGTTGTTCGGCTATTTGGTCACGTTGCCTTTCGGCCAAATCGCGCTGGGCCTCAATCTCCTGTTTCTGGTTTTCAATTTCGTTCTTTTGCCTTAATATCTCAGCGTTCTGCAGGATGAGAATTTGGTTGGTTCTCTTTTTTTCGCGGTAGAATCTGAATACTACAGCCGCCAGAGCAAGGCTCAAAACTAAAGCTATTGAAATAAGCAGGGTTGCCATTCGCTGCCGTTCAAGCCTGGCTTGCTGCATGGCATCGCGCTGGCGCGAGATTAACTCCTGTTCCTTTTCCCTTTTCTCAAAATCGTATTGCATCTCCATCTTGGCTATTTGGCTGGCATTAACGCTATCCTTAAGTGCCGAATAGCTGGTAAAGTACTCGTATGCCTTTTTGTAATTACCTTTCCTGCGTTCGGCGTCCGATAGGCTATAGTATATATCGCGTAAATCGGTAGTAATCTTTTGCTTTTGTGCATCGTTTAACGCTTTATTCAGTAGAGTAATTCCTTTGGCAAAGTTTCCCCTTTGCAGCTCAAGTTCACCCATGTATCGGTTAAGCTTTGCCATATCAATACTATCGTTTACCTGCTGTTTCAGCAATAGCGATAGGTTAAGGTAGTATTCGGACTGCTGGTACTGTTTTTTATCAAAGTAGATAATTCCCATCAGCAGGTAGTTAGCTGCCTGTGCGTGTATGTTTCGGGTGCGTGAATTCTCATCAATTACCTTACCCAGTAAATCGAGCGCCTTGTCGTGCATGCCGGTATGGTAGTAAATATTGGCCAACTCGGTTTGTGCCAGGGTTATGCCGGTTTGATTGTTAAGCCTGCGGTAATGGTTCAAGGCATTTTCGGCATACTGCAAAGCCCTTTCGTTAATCTCCAATCGGCTAAAAAGGCGCGAAATGCTTAACGATGTCCAGGCCATACCCTCAGTTTCGCCCGATTGCT from Tenuifilum sp. 4138str includes:
- a CDS encoding OmpA/MotB family protein, producing MKQCPKYSKALILGLAVLTACVPAKEFQLLQDKNAKCEEEREKLTVENESLTTKNSELDSKTRILQAKVDALTSDSINRAVTFNRINEELTTLKERYSELQSLQDGVISGSKDETKKLLLQIQKTQEELQEKEDALKELERRLYQRKLGLDKVQANLDSMKRELDARNARLVELERMLNAKDSVMRALRKKVADALFGFEGKGLTVSIQNGKVYVSLEEKLMFKSGSYEIDSKGAAAIKQLIPVLEQNPDINIMVEGHTDDVPYRGTGGLQDNWDLSVKRATTIVRLLISGSRIDPVRVTAAGRSQYLPIDRAKTPEARQKNRRTEIILTPKMDEILQLLESN
- the ychF gene encoding redox-regulated ATPase YchF: MGLKCGIIGLANVGKTTIFNCMSSTKALTSNVATGTGKSNISTINVPDNRLYELEKFQPTERIVHTTVEIVDIPGLSKTTGKGDGNKFLADVRNCDALIHVLRCFDDPSLPHIDGSIDPVRDIETVNFELQVRDLESVEKKLQKVEKAAKVGDKEAKKAFEVLSVYKNHLESFKNASTVPVDEHDKKYVDDLFLLTTKPVIYVCNVDEKSAVNGNQYSNRVKEFLKDEKTEILIIAGKVEAEISELESEDDRKAFLADVGLTEPGVNKLIRAAYSLLNLETFFTVGPKEIRAWTIKKGMTAPQAAGVIHSDLERGFIRAEVMKYNDFITLGSEHACREKGKLFVEGKNYVVEDGDILHIRFNV
- a CDS encoding tetratricopeptide repeat protein, whose product is MQSSNFLHRVLILCSAALLMHYPFSVFSQSKSDSIAVRALIDSAANAKSPQVRIAFAREAYHKAKATNSKHLLADATHSMGNALFRLNSYDAAIDSLQRALVLYNIVGDSAGTAKTYYTLGSCYVRKSNYVKAIQLIEESVKLATSINDSALLANCYNSLGIIFYTLENFTASIDFFEKAANYYEKAHSYKNYVRVKGNIGLSLTKIGNLEGARQIFFSTLNSYGKYMDSLMLASFYDNIGFFYESLGKVDSALYYHNQSLTISKALSSTRGIALSNLAIGRCYNGLAQFGLAIKYLLEAKRLAKLNGEEDISAQANRQLSTCYEATGDFKNSQKCLKEFLEYTDKTFTKKLITQVAQLHSMLQIEKQERENQQLQMQLELKSLNEQKDKKIITLYTIFSILLLLTLSVIVYFAIQLSQKKKLLEHTNSQLFKFNNELDSLVKHRTRELNNAIDKIRELERIKSAFMANISHEIRTPLNGILGLSYYLSAPECTAEERSQLGEQVKRLGNKLVRIVDDILELSKIETNQVNLLLSEVNLNQLLDDVYKEFDAIAEFDDKNLFFRVNKSLPEDGAIVICDYYRLRSIIIHLLENAFKFTHQGGVEMGYSINENSLLYLYVKDTGVGIPNDIQKKVFERFYKHLDDSSPIFYDGLGIGLTIAMGYAIALGGSIKLQSSPGQGSTFTLVLPITVPNSNANKEAFNFTGKRILVVEDDLINYQYLHALLSKTGATVIHVKNGEDAIEAATIERAADLILLDIQLPFKSGIEAAIEIRKINKQIPIIAQTATDYEYVSACRDAGCNAFVTKPIDPDELLNLIKRFL
- a CDS encoding tetratricopeptide repeat protein; translated protein: MRILNIKKCITFLVFLAVSIFAGLHAQEIDSLLRLSEHYRTVNPDSAVSVARQALAKVDAVNQPGIAARVYFSLGYAYYNRNDFELALEHFNKSLMLAEQSDNIQLKALLHNRIGNVYQLKSYYSQAIDEYKKALDYNYKIGSKVEIARTLVNIGTVFAITGNFSIALQYMLDALEIFEQSGETEGMAWTSLSISRLFSRLEINERALQYAENALNHYRRLNNQTGITLAQTELANIYYHTGMHDKALDLLGKVIDENSRTRNIHAQAANYLLMGIIYFDKKQYQQSEYYLNLSLLLKQQVNDSIDMAKLNRYMGELELQRGNFAKGITLLNKALNDAQKQKITTDLRDIYYSLSDAERRKGNYKKAYEYFTSYSALKDSVNASQIAKMEMQYDFEKREKEQELISRQRDAMQQARLERQRMATLLISIALVLSLALAAVVFRFYREKKRTNQILILQNAEILRQKNEIENQKQEIEAQRDLAERQRDQIAEQQKQITDSIKYASRIQAAVLPRSQQISTLLRDHFVLYQPKNIVSGDFFWVTQLTDGRIAIAAADCTGHGVPGAFMSMLGITLLKELTATQRFENAADILLRLRRLVIASLNPAETDNDSHDGMDMGMLIVDRKRMEAHYAGAYFPLLLIRDSSVQAPPTHSNPVIADGSTLYEIKGDKMPIGHHIIEERMFTNHTFTIFENDLFYLLSDGYSDQFGGPKNSKFMMVNLKKLLLDIHHLPLITQQSILQEKFDEFKGNEKQVDDILIMGFRI